The genomic region CCGCTGCGGCCTTGCCGGAGTGGCGGATACGCTCGCGGGAGAACGTGTTATTGCAGATGATGATGCCGTTGCCGCAGATGAAGCGGAACGCGCCTTGCCACAGGTCGAGCGACGAGGAACCGTCGTGCGAGTTCGTCACCAGAAACTCCGGCGTGATCCCGTCGAAGTCGCCGAGTTCGGTCGAGCGCATCACGACTTGATGCTTTGCGAACATCGGATCGCGAGTGCCGTTCTTACGGGTCTTCGTGAAATGGGCGCGGTCCACGACGAAACCATGCTCGCGCAGCGCGGCGACGACTTCGCCCGTGTTGATGTGGCGATACCGTTGCGAGCGGGTCGGCGAGGCGTTCGCGGCGGTCACGGCGGGCACGGATGCCAGCACGTCGAATTCAGCGGGCGACAGGGTAACGACGGAACCTTCGGCGGCTTGTTCGAGAGTGACGATGGAGTTCATTTCAGTTTTCCTTTCGGGTTTCGATCCGGCCTGATTGCTGAATCGATGGAGTGATTGTGGCATAAATCGGGTGAGACGCAAGCCGGAAAGAGTAACAGTCTGTCGTCTTTGGCTTGCGGGGTTCTTATCCCGAAATCATCCCGCGCAGGGCTTGCATGACGCGCGCGATATGGGCGGCTTCCTGCGGGATGATCGCGTCAACCGGTTGCGTGCGGTGAACCGCTTCAAGCGCTTCCCGGGTCGTGATAGGCGACACGTTGCCGCTCATGCATCGCGCTTCCATGTAGCGAAGCAAGGTCGATGCGTCGGCTTGCACGACATCATCCATCAGCGTGTTTGTGTCGGTCGCCGCAACGAGGATGCGGCCCGGGAAGTTGCTTGCGGTCATTCGTCTTCCCCTTCGTCTTCTTCGTCTTCGTCAATGGGTTCCGGCAGGGATTCGGCGATGGAATCCATTTCTGCGAAGTGACGATCCGCTCGCTCTTGCATGCGGCGTTGGTAGTCCGGGTCGGCACGCTCCCGGGCGATGTCGGCGCGCGCTTTTTCGGCCAACGCGGCTTCCTCTTGCGCGAACAGGTCAGCGAAATTCATTCGTCGTTTCCTTCATCGACAGAATCGAAACCTGCGGCGATTTCTTCGCGCCGCGCGTCGTCACGTTGCGCGGGCGTCATGTCGGTCGTGCGGGTGATCGCCTCGCCGATGATGATGCCGCGTGCGGCCATGCGTTCTTTGTAGGTCACTTCGATTTCCTTTCAGTGCGTCGCGGGAT from Abditibacteriaceae bacterium harbors:
- a CDS encoding DUF932 domain-containing protein, giving the protein MNSIVTLEQAAEGSVVTLSPAEFDVLASVPAVTAANASPTRSQRYRHINTGEVVAALREHGFVVDRAHFTKTRKNGTRDPMFAKHQVVMRSTELGDFDGITPEFLVTNSHDGSSSLDLWQGAFRFICGNGIIICNNTFSRERIRHSGKAAAEAIDKAIRMSRSTSKWLKTVDEWKKIDMTTGQRNEFARLASVLRWGDANRFDVQDVLSVRRAEDDHGDLWTTFNRVQENAMKGGFAGLASTGRRATARPLTEIAKSSAFNADLWNLAEEFAEDHGIVMA